TCGCGAGGACCTGGAGACGTCCCCGAGACCCTTCCCCGCACCGAACATGAGGTTGGCGCAAAAATCCGAGAGGCTCCCTGCGCCCCGGGTTCCGCTCATTGCCATAGCGCGGGCTTCCGAGCCCCGCCCCGAGTCTGCGGGTATCTGGGCCCCCGCCTCCGTTCTCGCCGCGTGGCGGATGGGTTCCTCGCGGGTGGGGGTCCGGTGCCAACCCTCcacagggagggcggggccgcgACCCGGCCCCGCAGGTCTCCAGCCGGTGCACCTGTCAGCTCAGGCCGTGCGCGGCGCTGTGCGCCTTGCTGCCGCACCACTCCACATCCGTTTGTCCCTGCGTCGTGAGTCTAGGGTCTGTCTGTCCCTCCTGCAGGCGGACTGAACAGGGCAGGCGTCAGAGCTACGTGCTGCGGGGCGGGAgcggcgggcggggtgggggcggcgctGAGCGCGGCAGCGGCGGCGCGGGAGGTGGGGAGGCGCGGCGCGCCGGGGACAGCGGcggacggcggcggcggcggcagcagcatgCGGCTTCTCGCGCTGCCCGTCGTGGGCTGAGACGGCCGCAACACGGGCAGGAGGCGCGGCGGCCGGGCAGGCGAGGGCGCAGCTAGCGGGGGCAGACCGTGGACAGCGGTCAGGGCGCCGCGCCATGGGCCGAGCTGGAGGCGGGGGCCCGGGCAGGGGGCCGCCgccactgctgctgcttctgggggCCACGCTGGTTCTTGTCGCCGGGGCCGCGCCAGGTAGGTGCCGACTGCCGCCAGGACCCCCGCGACCCACGCCCCTGCACCCTGAGCCGCGGCCCCGCTGGCTTCGGGTGCAGGTGGAATCCGCGAGCTGGAGGCAAGGGGGCGGGGCAGCGccttgcctgcagcccaggcgggGTAGGGGGCGCGGAGAGGTGTGGGATCCTAGGGGAGGCCGAACGGCGGGGGGTGGCCCCGACCGAGGTGTACGGACCTAGGCGCGGGCTGGGGAGGGGTCGCGGTGGGCGGGTCCGAGGGTGAGACTTCGGCGCGGGATttggagaggatgaggaggaaggaggatgCGAGTTCAGGGCGGgatctggggtggggcggggccctaCGGGTGCGATTTCGGGGCGGAGCCTACTCATGGAGTGTAGCCCAGAGGGTTAGATCTATTCCCCCCGCCGCGTTGGGGGCCGCCCGGGTGGACTAAGGGTCTtcacgggggcggggcctcacgcgtgaggggtggggcctgagagggCTAGGCTGGGCCCGCTGCGTATCCCGGCTTGGGGGCGGGCTCGGGGCGGGCTCGGGGCGGGGCTTAAGGATGGGCGTGGCCTCGGGAGACCTTGAAGCGGAGGGTTAGGGTTGGCGGGGGTCCGGGAGAGCGAGCcgcggccggggcggggcggggtggggcggggcgtaCGGCCGTACCCCGTGCGCGCGCTCTGACGCCCCGCCTCTGTCTCCCGCAGCGCGAGAGGCGGGCAGCGCCGTCGAGGCTGACGAGCGCGTGAAGAACGTCGCGGCGTGGGAGTCGCGTGCCAACCACACGCGGGAGAAGGCGGGCTCCCCAGCAGGCGGGGAAGATGAGGCTTTGTGGACCGCGCTCGACCGCGAGCAGGCCGCGGCGGGCCCCGGGGTAGGGCCAGAGGACGTGCTGGAGGCGTCCGCCGCGGTGACCGGCACCGCCTGGCTGGAGGCCGacagcccagggctgggcggAGTGACTGCAGAGGCGGGCAGTGGGGACACTCAGGCCCTTCCAGCCACACTTCCCGCTCCCGACGAGGCCCTAGGGCAGTCGTCTAGGCCCCCTGCCATCCCTGAGGCTACAGAGGCCAGTGGACCACCCTCCACCACCCCTGGCCATAGGCTGAGCCCGGGCCCGGAACTCCCCAAGGAGAGCCCCTTGGAGGTTTGGCTGAACCTGGGAGGCAGCACACCTGACCCTCATGGGCCAGAGCCCACATACCCCTTTCAGGGCACAGTGGACCTCCAGCCGGCGTCAGACATCATTGACATGGATTACTTCGAAGGATTGGACGGCGAGGGCCGCGGCGCCGACCTGGGGAGCTTCCCGGAGTCACCAGAAACCTCAGATCACCACACTGATAGTGGGGGGGAGACCCCTTCCTGGACCCTGCTTGATTTATACGATGACTTCACCCCCTTTGACGAATCTGACTTCTACCCCACCACGTCTTTCTATGACGACTtggatgaagaggaggaggaagaggatggcaAGGATGCGGTGGAAGGTGGCGACCTGGAAGATGAAAGTGACCTTCTGGTGCCCACTGAGAAGCCCGGGCTTGGGCCAGGGACAGGCCAGCCCACCAGCTGGTGGCATGCTGTCCCTCCACAGCACACTCTGGGCATCGTCCCCGGCAGCAGCATTGCTCTCCGGCCCCGCCCAGGAGAGCCAGGCAGGGACCCGGCCCCAAGCGAGAATGGCACCGTGTGCCGAAGTGGTTTTGTGCGGCATAACAGCTCCTGCCGGTCAGTGTGCGACCTCTTCCCAAGTTACTGTCACAATGGCGGCCAGTGCTACCTGGTGGAGAACATAGGGGCCTTCTGCAGGTAAGGGTGTGGCGCGCAGGTGCACAAGGTCTTGTAAAAGAACTCCTGCCAAATGTACGTGAGGCAGACTCAGCAACGTGAGGAATGGGACGGGCACTTCCGGAGCGTGTGCGTTCACAGGGCTCCCAGGTCAAGAAATGTCCACTCGGGCGCCTTCCACAGAATTACTTCTTCAGTGTCCGACCCGTGACCTCTTCACTCGGAGAGCTTCCTGAGAAATATGATTTTGTATTCCCTCTAAGGGTTGTAGCCTTCACCCACACACTGACTGTAAAGACAAAAGGAGGGGACTTCTCTGAGGGTTCCAGAATGGGGCCTTGGCTGGCTCGGGGAGGTTTAGTGGGGAGTCCCGTGCACACTAGCAAGCGGAGTAGGCCCACAGACCCACCTCGGAGGAAGGATGGCTGCAGAGCACTCCCTGGGGGCCATGTGAGCGGCAGGAGGGCAGCCTGTCTCCCTGCAGGGCACGGGCGGGGGTGGGCGTGTCAAGTCACAGTGGGGACCTTCTTTTTAGGAGGAGACCCAGAAAGCAGCCACTCACACAGATCAAGTGGAGACTCTTACCCGGTGTAGCAGAGGTGGTGGAGTTTCTTAACTTTGGGGTGGCTTTTCCCCTTCCACCTTGATTTTTGCCATCCTGGAATACCCAGTCCAGCGTGTTTTAAAGACATAGAGAGTTCAGTGTCTCTGAGGACATTGTCTGCAGACACCATCTCGCGCCTCATCAGTAGTTACTGTATACACATACCTCACGGTGAGGTGGTTAACCTGCTGGAGAGCCCGCTGGCTCAGCTGGGAAAAGCACAAGGCAGGGCTGGTCTTGGTGGGTTGCTTGTCTTCGTCCTTTCCAGGCCCTAGAAGTGGAGTAGAGCCCTCAGACTTCTCTGGGACTCGTTTCCATCGGTCCCAGGAGGAGCATTTCCGTAATCtgaatgtctttttattattattattgatttgagacagagagaaagaaacatcgatgtgtcgttccacttactgatgcattcattggttgcttcttgcacgtgccctgaccagagaccaaacccacagcctcggTGTATCGGgacggtgctctaaccaactgaactacctggccagggctagatgtCCTCTTTAAGTGTCATTCCTgctgtttcctttccttgttctCTTTGGAGGTGAGTGAAGAATTCGGATTCTGGAGGTCTGGCTGTTCTGATAGCATGAACGCTGTGCCTTTGGCATTAAAACCCGGCTGCCAGCTCCCTCCTGCGAAGTTGTTTTCTACAGATGATCGTGACATTAGGGTCACTTATGGCGGATGCGTCCACTCAGTTCTGACTGGAGTTGTCCGGCCATTGCCAAAAGGAGCagctgtgataaaaaaaaatagtggtgaCAAGACCTTGCAGTTGGTTAAAGGCTACCAGAGAGATGGGGAAGCCTGTGATCTTGCTCCTCAAACTTTACTGGGGGGACGGTAGGGCTGGATTTAGCCAGGGAGACAGGGATCTCTGTGCAGACTCactgtctctcctccttctggaggTCTGAGTTTTCACCTTCCCAGTCAGCTCCCCATCAGAGCATAAAGTAGGGAGCGCTTGCTACCTCTGGGGAGCTGGAGCAGTTCCCAGAACCTCCCGGAGCTCTCGGGATTCCCGAGTGGAAGCGTGAGTGTGTCCCCTTCCCTGCACTGCATGGCTGTGTGACCACGGATCTGCCGTGGGCCCTGCCTCAGGAGGGCTCCTGCCCAAGGCCACCCCAGGTCCCCTTGCTCAGCTTCCCTGCCAGCATCCCActggggcctgcctgcctgcctgccagagaTCCTTCCTCCGGCCATGCACGCCCAGGCCGGCTGTGGCTCGGAAACTGTTTTGCATTCCACTCACAGGAGACTGCTGAGCTCGTAGTTGCAGACTGCAGTGTGCCTTTGTCTCTGTCACCCTGACCCACACTGCGGAGGAGCGGTCGGAGCTGTGGCCGAACTTCTCCAGAGCGGCGGGTTAGAGCGCTCGCTCTCCCCGCCGTCACACGGGGAGCCTCCTCGTGGCCGcagaggggcagtgggagaagggagggtccCCTGTTGGCCGTGCCTCCCCACCCTGTTCTGGGTGTGGGGCAGCCAGCTCTCCCTCCTCTGGTCTGTCATTCACTGTGAGGTTCATGGCCTCCCTCCTTTGCCTGCCTCTGTATCCTTCCACATCTTTCCTCTTTGAAGCAGCCTGGTTCCCATGGAAACAGCAATGTCATTGGAAGAGTTGGAGCCTGGGAATGTCcccaagggcaggagaaagtCACTCAACAAAAGGACTAAAACCCACCCAGAGGGCTGATTCTCACCAGGCTTTCAGGGCGGTTCTCATGGTGATAGGGCAGGAAGCTTCAGGGCAGAACCTCGGGCGCTGCCCTGTCCGTGTGCGTGTCCGTGGGGTTCGCCACGTGGGCCAGATGGGACTGCAGACCAAGCCAGGTCTTCATGTGTGGGGCGGGTCCTGCTACTTTCTGGCCGTGGCTGCTATTCATCTCCTCTCACCCggagcccagggctggcagggagaggcacagagggggggggggggggcctgagagaatctgatttttttttcacggAGGCTGCCAGGTGGAAAACCAGGGCTCCCTTCCCTCCTCAATGCGAATGACCGGTTCCCTCCGTTTCTTGGCGCCCTGGGTACGTTTACGTCACGGACCTCAGAGCTGCCCGGGTAGGTGTAAAGGCGGGCCAAGAAGGCCAGCTGTCAGGTCTGCTCAGGGTGGCGGCATCACAGGTCCTGAGCCGGTCCTAGGGATGGGCGTCCAGGTAGGTGCCGGAGTCGGGGACCTGGCCCTTCCTGCGGCCGGGGCTGCCCGCCCACCGCCTTCATCCCTCCCTGTCGTGGCTGCAGGTGCAACACGCAGGACTACATCTGGCACAAGGGGACGCGCTGCGAGTCCATCATCACCGACTTCCAGGTGATGTGTGTGGCCGTCGGCTCGGCCGCCCTCGTGCTGCTCCTGCTCTTCATGATGACGGTGTTCTTCGCCAAGAAGCTCTACCTGCTCAAGACGGAGAATACCAAGCTGCGTCGGACCCAGTGAGTCTGCGCAGGGGGccggccccacccagccctgtgGCCACGCCCCTCCACCCGACCCAGGATGTGCCTGGGAGGGTTTCTGGCTCcactccccgctcccctctccaTCCCTAGTTGTGTTTTTCACACCAAAGGTTCGCCCAAGCATATCCGTTCCTACACAGAATGTGCTAGAATCTCAGCAGAGGCCAAGCCCAGTGGCACACTGCTGCCGTCCAGCACGgctgcccacacccccagcccggAGAGAGGATGCTTAAAGAAGAGGCATGCCGTG
This DNA window, taken from Phyllostomus discolor isolate MPI-MPIP mPhyDis1 chromosome 7, mPhyDis1.pri.v3, whole genome shotgun sequence, encodes the following:
- the CSPG5 gene encoding chondroitin sulfate proteoglycan 5, with the translated sequence MGRAGGGGPGRGPPPLLLLLGATLVLVAGAAPAREAGSAVEADERVKNVAAWESRANHTREKAGSPAGGEDEALWTALDREQAAAGPGVGPEDVLEASAAVTGTAWLEADSPGLGGVTAEAGSGDTQALPATLPAPDEALGQSSRPPAIPEATEASGPPSTTPGHRLSPGPELPKESPLEVWLNLGGSTPDPHGPEPTYPFQGTVDLQPASDIIDMDYFEGLDGEGRGADLGSFPESPETSDHHTDSGGETPSWTLLDLYDDFTPFDESDFYPTTSFYDDLDEEEEEEDGKDAVEGGDLEDESDLLVPTEKPGLGPGTGQPTSWWHAVPPQHTLGIVPGSSIALRPRPGEPGRDPAPSENGTVCRSGFVRHNSSCRSVCDLFPSYCHNGGQCYLVENIGAFCRCNTQDYIWHKGTRCESIITDFQVMCVAVGSAALVLLLLFMMTVFFAKKLYLLKTENTKLRRTHKFRTPSELHNDNFSLSTIAEGSHPNDDPSAPHKIQEVLKSCLKEEESFNIQNSMSPKLEGGKGDQADLDVNCLQNNLT